One window of the Pieris brassicae chromosome 4, ilPieBrab1.1, whole genome shotgun sequence genome contains the following:
- the LOC123708743 gene encoding heterogeneous nuclear ribonucleoprotein F-like encodes MLGSGDGGNIIKLRGLPFSTTIEDVLDFLTDVNVLNGKEGVHLTEVRPGRPSGECFVEVESQQDVEEALKKDKENMGKRYIEVFSTDRQDMEWALNAMKQSENGFDTLPVVNDDMGVVKLRGLPFGCSKDEVIQFFNGIQVAPEGVHLLSDNTGRASGEAYVYFIDKQGAQDALSRDREKIGHRYIEVFLSSPDEVRAYAARIDIGMRSSRGYRPTPYDRNERFGGRFASRGRTSFGRGGSGGYGAARGGLRRSSGLHCVHMRGLPFKASPQDIAYFFKPIRPVNITILYDSSGRPSGEADVEFECHDDAMRAMRRDKNNMDHRYIELFLNSSPGGGGGAFKSNRNFRNY; translated from the exons ATGTTGGGGTCCGGCGATGGAggtaatattatcaaattgcGTGGGTTACCATTCTCCACTACAATCGAAGATGTTTTGGATTTTTTAACTGATGTCAACGTGTTGAACGGAAAAGAAG GTGTACATTTAACTGAGGTACGACCTGGCCGTCCATCCGGTGAGTGTTTTGTTGAAGTGGAGAGCCAACAAGATGTTGAGGAAGCTTTGAAGaaagataaagaaaatatggGCAAAAGATACATAGAag TGTTTTCCACTGATCGTCAAGATATGGAATGGGCACTGAATGCAATGAAACAAAGTGAAAATGGATTTGATACACTTCCTGTTGTCAATGATGACATGGGTGTTGTTAAGCTGAGAGGTTTACCCTTTGGCTGCTCAAAAGATGAAGTTATCCAGTTTTTTAACG GGATCCAAGTGGCCCCGGAGGGGGTGCACTTACTATCGGACAACACGGGGCGGGCCTCGGGCGAGGCGTATGTTTACTTCATTGACAAACAGGGTGCTCAAGATGCCCTCAGCAGGGACAGGGAGAAAATAGGACACAG GTACATAGAGGTGTTTCTGAGTTCGCCTGATGAAGTGAGGGCATACGCAGCGCGAATCGATATTGGAATGCGGTCCAGTCGTGGGTACAGACCGACTCCGTATGATAGGAACGAGCGATTTGGTGGGCGCTTTGCTTCGAGGGGGAGAACGTCTTTTGGCAGAG GCGGAAGTGGGGGATATGGTGCAGCCAGAGGAGGCTTGAGACGCAGCAGCGGACTCCACTGCGTGCACATGCGAGGGTTGCCTTTTAAGGCTTCACCGCAGGATATCGCTTAT ttcttTAAACCAATCCGTCCGGTCAACATCACGATACTCTACGACAGCAGCGGGCGGCCTTCGGGCGAAGCTGATGTGGAATTTGAATGTCATGATGACGCTATGAGG GCAATGAGGCGAGACAAAAACAACATGGACCACAGATACATAGAATTATTTCTAAACTCGTCGCCAGGTGGCGGCGGAGGCGCTTTTAAATCTAACCGGAACTTCCGGAACTATTGA